The DNA segment TAATAGATAATTACATATATAGGTAATCCACATGGTTCAGTAGCTCAGTTGGATAGAGCAACGGCCTTCTAAGCCGTGGGTCGGGGGTTCGAATCCCTCCTGGATCACCAAAGAAATAAGCGGATAGCTCGTAATGAGCTATCCGCTTTTTTGCATTACAAATCTGTAGTTGTTCTGTAATATTTAAGATTTATCTGATCTTATAGTATTTTCTCGCAACCATTCCGCTAGTTCAGTATTTGTCATATTTCCTGCGGCCACATTGATAATTAGGTTTTCAACTTCTTGTTGTGAAGCGGGAATATCAAAACCATTGATAATAAGATACACATACATGCTGTGTAGTGCAGTTCGCTTATTGCCATCTGTAAAAGGATGATTATTGGCGATACCATAACATAATTGTGCTGCTTTGTCATAGAGAGATGGATATAAGTCGTTTCCCATAAATGTTTGAAATGGGGTATTTACAGCTGACGCTAAAAGATTCTTATCTCGTACTCCTGAGGAGAGAATAAAGGCTTTCTCTAATTGGTTATGGAACTCATAGATGTCTTGTATGGTGAATTGAATGTTAGGTGTGCTCATTTATTCTCCAATGCTTTATATAGTTTGTAATTACGTTCTAACACTTGTAGCGAAATGTCTTTTATCCGATTTTTTAATTCTTTATTAGTATCACTAGTCATGATGGGGGACTCTTGAGTTGTTTGGAGATTGCCGATTTTCGGATCTTTTAGTGTCATAGATCAAACTCCTTTACTATTTATTGACTTTTATATTTCTTATATATTTGACTTTTATATCTATTATATAGGGAATAAATCAATATAAACAATCTAATTTATAATAAAAAACTCAAAAGTTCAAATTTAATTATCTCCTGAAAACTCAGTATTTATCTATACTCTTGTTGTATAAATCAAATTA comes from the Veillonella dispar genome and includes:
- a CDS encoding type II toxin-antitoxin system death-on-curing family toxin, translating into MSTPNIQFTIQDIYEFHNQLEKAFILSSGVRDKNLLASAVNTPFQTFMGNDLYPSLYDKAAQLCYGIANNHPFTDGNKRTALHSMYVYLIINGFDIPASQQEVENLIINVAAGNMTNTELAEWLRENTIRSDKS